In Penaeus vannamei isolate JL-2024 chromosome 14, ASM4276789v1, whole genome shotgun sequence, one DNA window encodes the following:
- the LOC113808810 gene encoding procathepsin L codes for MARLFTDYLTMKFSAVLACLVAVAAASPSLRLNWNKFKAEHGRHYASVQEERYRLSVFEQNQQFIDDHNARFENGEVTFTLQMNQFGDMTTEEIVGAMNGFTSTPGRRPTAVLRADEETLPKEVDWRTKGAVTPVKDQKQCGSCWAFSTTGSLEGQHFLKDGKLVSLSEQNLVDCSGRFGNMGCFGGLMDQAFRYIKANKGIDTEDSYPYEAQNGHCRFNASNIGATDTGFVDVEHGSESALMKAVATIGPISVAIDASRPTFHFYHDGVYSDKTCSSTHLDHGVLAVGYGADENGGDFWLVKNSWNTSWGNKGYIKMSRNNQNNCGIATQASYPLV; via the exons ATGGCACGGCTCTTCACAGATTATCTCACG atGAAGTTCTCAGCAGTGTTGGCATGCCTCGTGGCTGTTGCTGCGGCCAGCCCGTCTCTTCGGCTCAACTGGAATAAATTCAAG GCTGAGCACGGCCGCCACTACGCCAGCGTGCAGGAGGAGCGCTACCGCCTGTCGGTGTTCGAGCAGAACCAGCAGTTCATCGACGACCACAACGCCAGGTTCGAGAACGGCGAGGTCACGTTCACGCTCCAGATGAACCAGTTCGGCGACATG ACAACAGAGGAGATCGTGGGCGCCATGAACGGCTTCACCTCCACGCCCGGCCGCCGACCCACAGCCGTGTTGAGGGCTGACGAAGAGACCCTCCCGAAGGAGGTGGACTGGCGCACCAAGGGCGCCGTGACGCCCGTCAAGGACCAGAAGCAGTGCGGCTCCTGCTGGGCCTTCTCCACG ACCGGATCCCTGGAGGGCCAGCACTTCCTGAAGGACGGCAAGCTGGTGAGCCTCTCAGAGCAGAACCTCGTCGACTGCTCCGGCAGGTTCGGCAACATGGGCTGCTTCGGCGGCCTCATGGACCAGGCCTTCCGCTACATCAAGGCCAACAAGGGCATCGACACCGAGGACTCATATCCGTACGAGGCTCAG AACGGCCACTGCCGCTTCAACGCCTCCAACATCGGCGCCACCGACACCGGCTTCGTGGACGTCGAGCACGGCAGCGAGAGCGCCCTCATGAAGGCCGTGGCCACCATCGGCCCCATCTCCGTGGCCATCGACGCCTCGAGGCCCACCTTCCACTTCTACCACGACG gCGTGTACTCCGACAAGACCTGCTCCTCGACGCACCTCGACCACGGCGTCCTCGCGGTGGGCTACGGCGCAGACGAGAACGGCGGCGACTTCTGGCTGGTCAAGAACTCGTGGAACACCTCCTGGGGCAACAAGGGCTATATCAAGATGTCCAGGAATAACCAGAACAACTGTGGTATCGCTACCCAGGCCTCGTACCCGCTTGTCTAG